The following are from one region of the Paenibacillus sp. JZ16 genome:
- a CDS encoding ABC transporter ATP-binding protein, with the protein MNEKISKSIYKKNIGLFILSCLLGIVTSILFIALAFILQKFIDYSINKDIDNIVKLTTISVILLPLGAVGMYVGYAVKNLYTKKATLNLKNTLVENILRLDMRSFNKESNGTYISRLSNDITIIQNDYIKGTVEIFVQLAMLVGGVLAMFIINSFLALSILLTCIIPLAVSSIFNNRMQKAQGEVAEQNKSYVSFIKDILSGNQVVKSFNIEKEIFERAKAKANKQEKVKMVYENLLSLIMSLTDISTFLVAVVIFIVGTQQLMKGQITVGEIMAFIQLLNCVTVPINRLITGFTKRQASRVLLMNFNKIGEAKTEQTQRVDIPKFRNKISLNGLSLSVDGKTILDDINFEFEHGKSYAIVGTSGSGKTTLLKMLTGFYDGYEGSIRYDGVELEKISDQSIFQNVSFIHQDCFIFDETIEQNIKLFRECDTDEFEQVIKRSMLQKLINDRGGFDVLCGENGIHFSGGEKQRISVARALLRKSPILLMDEATSALDNQTASDLECMLSEMQGITRISITHRLDESILSGYDEIVLLNNGKIEEHGTYHELMETKQRFYALSMLSRHNNDLLIEKGITSLVF; encoded by the coding sequence ATGAATGAAAAAATTTCAAAAAGCATATACAAAAAGAATATAGGCTTATTTATTTTGTCCTGCTTACTTGGTATCGTGACATCTATTCTGTTTATTGCATTGGCGTTTATACTACAAAAGTTTATTGATTATTCGATTAACAAAGATATTGACAATATCGTTAAGTTAACTACTATTTCCGTTATTTTATTGCCTTTAGGTGCAGTGGGAATGTATGTGGGGTATGCTGTTAAAAATTTATATACAAAAAAGGCAACGTTAAACCTGAAAAATACCCTGGTTGAAAACATTTTGCGGTTAGATATGAGAAGCTTCAACAAGGAGAGTAATGGAACTTACATATCACGATTGTCAAATGATATAACTATTATTCAAAACGATTATATAAAAGGGACCGTGGAAATATTTGTTCAGCTTGCTATGCTTGTAGGCGGAGTGCTTGCGATGTTTATCATTAATTCATTCCTTGCATTGAGTATATTACTCACTTGCATCATTCCACTCGCCGTTTCGAGTATATTTAATAATCGTATGCAAAAAGCACAAGGCGAAGTGGCTGAGCAAAATAAAAGTTATGTATCTTTCATTAAAGATATATTGTCTGGAAATCAGGTTGTTAAGAGTTTTAACATCGAAAAAGAGATTTTTGAAAGGGCAAAGGCAAAAGCGAACAAGCAGGAAAAAGTAAAAATGGTATACGAAAATCTGCTGTCACTCATTATGTCACTTACTGATATTTCAACATTTCTTGTTGCTGTAGTCATATTTATTGTGGGAACTCAGCAGCTCATGAAAGGACAAATTACAGTAGGGGAGATTATGGCTTTTATTCAATTGCTAAATTGCGTAACAGTTCCCATTAATCGACTCATAACCGGTTTTACCAAAAGGCAGGCTAGTCGGGTTTTATTAATGAATTTCAATAAAATAGGAGAGGCAAAAACGGAACAAACTCAAAGAGTTGATATTCCTAAATTCAGGAATAAAATTTCTTTAAATGGGCTTTCGTTAAGCGTAGATGGGAAAACAATTTTAGATGATATTAATTTTGAATTTGAACATGGAAAGTCTTATGCAATTGTAGGAACAAGCGGGAGTGGAAAGACAACCTTATTAAAGATGCTGACTGGGTTTTATGATGGGTATGAAGGAAGTATCAGGTACGACGGGGTTGAACTTGAGAAAATAAGTGATCAGTCCATTTTCCAAAATGTTAGTTTTATTCATCAGGACTGTTTTATCTTTGATGAGACGATTGAACAAAATATTAAATTGTTTCGTGAATGTGACACAGATGAGTTTGAGCAAGTCATAAAGAGGAGTATGCTACAGAAATTGATTAATGACAGAGGCGGCTTTGATGTCTTATGTGGAGAAAATGGAATCCATTTTTCAGGTGGGGAAAAACAGAGAATTTCTGTAGCAAGAGCACTCCTTAGAAAATCACCTATATTACTTATGGACGAGGCGACTTCAGCGTTGGACAATCAAACAGCTAGTGACCTGGAGTGTATGTTAAGTGAAATGCAGGGCATTACGAGAATTTCCATTACACATAGGCTGGATGAATCCATTCTTAGTGGATATGATGAAATTGTTTTATTGAATAATGGAAAAATTGAAGAACACGGGACATATCATGAATTAATGGAAACCAAACAAAGATTTTATGCATTGAGTATGTTGAGTAGACATAATAATGATCTTTTAATAGAGAAAGGTATAACTAGTCTTGTATTTTAA
- a CDS encoding saccharopine dehydrogenase NADP-binding domain-containing protein has translation MEQIAVVGCGGMIGEVICKNLCKDFIVKGGQRREPTALLNLNNFNYHFLDIFDWENLIAFCADCTVVINCAGPEFVIKDRVAQAAMKVGAKYVDASNALLLSQEQELELKANGVNYIGAGFCPGITGLLLKRVINHLLDETKHVNCYIGGAEHYTKTSISDILMSGHSVIGKTDSYWSDHRVKTENINMMQKEFVPEVDVPVYKKPYLSQEIIDILEVSSVQELHWYNIAANDYIFRLAMQFYQMQLESSVEEAMKKLDISLEEQPKEEWIALVIDATGEKNGKNVRCRLNLQMETSSELTGTVAAEIARHAISSNRPNGTYWAYEVLPIDFMNQYVFSNKHDFYEEKYIEIKK, from the coding sequence ATGGAGCAAATCGCAGTTGTCGGGTGTGGCGGAATGATCGGTGAAGTCATCTGTAAGAACTTATGTAAAGACTTTATAGTTAAGGGCGGACAGCGGCGTGAACCTACAGCATTATTGAACCTGAATAATTTTAACTATCACTTTTTGGATATTTTTGACTGGGAGAACTTGATTGCATTCTGTGCTGATTGTACCGTTGTCATTAATTGTGCAGGGCCTGAATTTGTAATTAAAGATAGAGTTGCTCAGGCAGCTATGAAAGTAGGAGCAAAATATGTTGATGCTTCCAATGCTTTATTATTGAGTCAGGAGCAAGAGCTAGAGCTCAAAGCTAACGGTGTAAATTACATAGGAGCTGGTTTTTGTCCTGGAATTACAGGTTTGCTATTAAAACGAGTGATAAATCATTTACTAGACGAAACTAAGCATGTGAATTGTTATATTGGTGGTGCGGAACATTATACGAAAACTTCTATCTCAGATATATTAATGAGTGGGCATAGTGTAATTGGAAAAACAGACTCTTATTGGAGTGATCATCGTGTTAAAACGGAAAATATAAATATGATGCAGAAAGAATTTGTACCTGAAGTGGATGTGCCTGTCTATAAGAAACCGTATTTAAGTCAAGAGATCATTGATATTCTAGAAGTTAGTTCGGTACAAGAACTCCACTGGTACAATATAGCAGCAAATGATTATATTTTTCGTTTGGCAATGCAATTTTATCAAATGCAACTTGAGTCTTCGGTTGAAGAAGCCATGAAAAAACTAGACATTAGTTTAGAGGAGCAACCTAAAGAGGAATGGATAGCTTTAGTCATTGATGCTACAGGAGAGAAAAATGGAAAGAATGTTAGGTGCAGATTGAATTTACAAATGGAAACGAGTTCAGAGTTAACGGGTACAGTGGCTGCTGAAATCGCCCGACATGCTATTTCAAGTAATAGACCTAATGGTACCTATTGGGCTTATGAAGTACTCCCTATAGATTTTATGAATCAATATGTTTTTTCTAATAAACATGATTTTTATGAGGAAAAGTATATTGAAATAAAGAAATAA
- a CDS encoding DUF3810 domain-containing protein yields the protein MPWISLGVIAYILTKYAQNHQDWAEKYSKSVYPLLSKTVGFVPSWVKFSVSEWLVVLVVLLFLFYIVYYVRKVIMSKGVRKMVVYRGTLGIVTICSVIYFCYTILGGINYHRYSFLSHTEYKEENYSKEELVKLTKSLAVEMELAREKLADTDLLAHVPEVFDYYAQHAVFSMQMLSKKYPILEHSYSRPKPVAMSKLMSHAGIHGIFVPFTYESNINVNVPVFLVPATMAHELAHQSGFMHEDEANFIAYLACKQQDDSMILYSGLFLAFDYSISELKKVDPDKASDIMSSLSKAVQHDIEQNEQYRDKYEGVISSISRNVNDVYLKANNQTDGLNSYSGMVNLLLAEQRGIEKYN from the coding sequence TTGCCGTGGATCTCACTTGGAGTTATAGCTTATATACTGACAAAATACGCGCAGAACCATCAGGATTGGGCGGAAAAATATAGTAAGTCTGTCTATCCGTTATTGTCAAAAACAGTAGGATTTGTACCTTCTTGGGTCAAATTTTCTGTTAGTGAATGGCTCGTAGTGTTGGTTGTGTTACTTTTTCTATTTTATATCGTTTATTATGTGCGCAAGGTTATCATGAGTAAAGGTGTACGTAAGATGGTAGTTTATCGTGGTACTCTAGGAATCGTTACGATCTGTAGCGTAATATATTTTTGTTATACTATTTTGGGTGGAATAAACTATCACAGATATTCTTTTTTGTCTCATACCGAATATAAAGAGGAGAACTACAGCAAAGAGGAACTGGTCAAATTGACTAAGTCGCTTGCCGTTGAAATGGAATTGGCAAGGGAAAAGTTAGCGGATACTGATCTTTTGGCTCATGTACCAGAGGTTTTTGATTATTATGCACAACACGCAGTGTTCTCGATGCAAATGTTATCAAAGAAATATCCTATTTTGGAGCATTCATATTCAAGACCAAAACCAGTGGCGATGTCAAAACTAATGTCGCACGCAGGGATACATGGTATTTTTGTCCCTTTTACTTATGAATCCAATATCAATGTTAATGTGCCAGTTTTCTTGGTGCCTGCTACTATGGCGCATGAATTGGCACATCAGAGTGGTTTCATGCATGAGGATGAGGCAAATTTTATAGCTTATCTGGCATGTAAACAGCAGGATGATTCAATGATACTATACAGTGGTTTATTCCTAGCATTTGATTATTCTATATCTGAGCTAAAAAAGGTTGATCCAGATAAGGCGTCTGATATAATGTCCAGTCTGTCCAAGGCGGTGCAGCATGATATAGAACAAAATGAGCAGTACCGGGATAAGTATGAGGGTGTTATTTCAAGTATTTCAAGAAATGTAAATGACGTATATCTGAAGGCGAATAATCAGACAGACGGTTTGAATAGCTATAGTGGTATGGTAAATTTGTTGCTGGCAGAGCAGCGAGGGATAGAGAAGTATAATTAA
- a CDS encoding thioesterase II family protein has translation MSEINKIKVFPIPYAGASVNVYYEWKKLLPDRYELFMSELAGRGTRFREPCYQSVGEASEDIAKRIIEQLEYDDEYVIFGHSMGALLTYEIYYKLKQMGAKEPRHLFFSGRNAPHIFEEREDIENMTNETFLLKVEQYGGIPEEFYTQEIMDMFLPILRADFIILDNYKFQPKAEKISCGISVFYADNDFSTHIKEIHKWSEVVEGNVKFHEFKGEHFFLNRYPNDIVNTIVKDTETQNIYCSNERKVY, from the coding sequence GTGAGTGAAATAAACAAAATAAAAGTATTTCCCATTCCATATGCTGGAGCATCGGTAAATGTATATTATGAATGGAAAAAACTACTGCCGGATAGATATGAATTGTTTATGAGTGAATTGGCTGGGAGAGGAACTCGATTCAGAGAGCCTTGCTACCAGTCTGTTGGTGAAGCAAGTGAAGATATCGCCAAAAGAATCATTGAACAATTAGAATATGACGATGAATATGTTATATTTGGACACAGTATGGGAGCCTTATTGACTTATGAGATATATTATAAACTTAAGCAAATGGGAGCTAAGGAACCAAGGCATCTGTTTTTTTCTGGGCGAAATGCTCCACATATTTTTGAAGAGAGAGAAGACATTGAAAATATGACGAATGAAACTTTCTTGCTAAAGGTAGAACAATATGGGGGCATACCAGAGGAGTTTTATACCCAAGAGATTATGGATATGTTTCTTCCGATTTTGCGAGCAGATTTTATAATTTTGGACAATTATAAGTTTCAGCCCAAAGCAGAAAAAATAAGTTGTGGAATAAGCGTTTTTTATGCGGATAATGATTTTTCGACTCATATCAAAGAAATTCATAAATGGAGCGAAGTTGTTGAAGGGAATGTGAAATTTCATGAATTTAAAGGAGAACACTTTTTTTTGAATCGGTATCCTAATGATATTGTAAATACTATTGTTAAAGATACAGAGACTCAAAATATTTATTGTAGTAATGAGCGCAAAGTTTACTGA